In Verrucomicrobiota bacterium, the genomic window TCGCCGGAGACGACGCTGTCGGCGTTGACGGTGCGCGCGCGCCGGTCGCTGCTCAACGCGCTGAAAGAGTGCCGCGTGCGCGTGACGGGCACGGACGGGTTTTCCGGGGCGATGGTGACGAGCGGCGGCGTTGATCGGGCGGAGATTTCGCCGCGCACGCTGGAGTCCACGCGGGTGAAAGGCTTGTTCTTTGCGGGCGAGGTCGTGGACGTCGACGGCCCGTGCGGCGGCTATAACCTGCAGTGGGCGTTCTCGAGCGGCCGGCTGGCGGGGCTGTCGGCGGCGGAGAACGCGGGACGGTCGCCGGACGAGGTGTAGGATCTCGCGCGCAGGCGCGGAGACCGCAGAGAGGGTACCCTGAGGCCTCGCGGATCGGCAGACATCCCACCCGTTCACGAAGCGTGCGTCACCGCTCAACCCAGGTCGCCGGATCGGTGGTGATTCTCGTCGAGACGGAGCATGGGATCTCACGCAGAGGCGCGGAGCGCGCAGAGAGGAGATCGTGCGTCCAGCCTCTTCGTGGCGGGATGCCTGAGTGTAGCCGCGGGCGCGAGGGCGGGCTCAAGAAGTATGCTCTGGAGGGGCATGAGTGGGAAGGCATCGGCGCGACGCGATTGCGGCTGGTGTTTCTGCAAGGATGCACTGGCACGCGTTCCTGTTTTCTGTTACGAGGGCAAGGCGGCAGCGCTT contains:
- a CDS encoding NAD(P)/FAD-dependent oxidoreductase, producing MLAASAASGKRLVRTELARYVPASLARKLCALAGAREQERGRAPVGPQARTRSLEATRRQSSCQSPLSPETTLSALTVRARRSLLNALKECRVRVTGTDGFSGAMVTSGGVDRAEISPRTLESTRVKGLFFAGEVVDVDGPCGGYNLQWAFSSGRLAGLSAAENAGRSPDEV